In Ipomoea triloba cultivar NCNSP0323 chromosome 15, ASM357664v1, one genomic interval encodes:
- the LOC116006547 gene encoding serine/threonine-protein kinase D6PKL2-like: protein MASIIGARHCPEMQQKSTGAHQSADASKSRSLPSQASLMNKHKLVPFEQIEESGKISVPVAAKALDDKKSENCNEKGSSDSSTDKSHSVISSIDNDQVSTPKVNESRSSREVSVDQEKETSEPGSVKNSSVSPKVSDGTSSLPKTSGTAKISGRAEYAESGKSSMCRGSTSTDVSDESSCSSFTSSVSKPHKANDCRWEAIQVVRAKDGVLGLSHFRLLKRLGCGDIGSVYLAELSGTKCYFAMKVMDKGSLASRKKLLRAQTEREILQSLDHPFLPTLYTHFETDKFSCLVMEFCPGGDLHTLRQRQPGKHFSEQAVRFYVAEVLLALEYLHMLGIIYRDLKPENVLVREDGHIMLSDFDLSLRCAVSPTLVKTSTLESDPLRKNTVYCVQPACIEPSCIQPSCAVTTTCFSPRLFSSKSKKSRKPKTDIGNQVSPLPELIAEPSSARSMSFVGTHEYLAPEIIKGEGHGSAVDWWTFGIFLYELLFGKTPFKGSGNRATLFNVVGQPLRFPESPVVSFAARDLIRGLLIKEPQNRLAYKKGATEIKQHPFFEGVNWALIRCATPPEVPKPVEFEQLPVPAASTSEKATPVAVAPTQKGSDNYLEFDFF from the exons ATGGCATCAATAATTGGAGCTAGACATTGTCCTGAAATGCAGCAAAAGTCCACCGGAGCTCATCAATCAGCAGATGCAAGTAAGTCCAGATCTTTGCCTTCACAGGCCTCGTTGATGAATAAACACAAGCTGGTTCCTTTTGAGCAAATAGAGGAATCTGGCAAAATTTCGGTTCCTGTTGCTGCGAAAGCTCTGGATGATAAAAAATCGGAGAACTGTAATGAAAAAGGCTCTTCTGATTCCTCAACTGATAAATCTCATTCGGTGATCTCATCAATTGACAATGATCAAGTGTCTACACCTAAAGTGAATGAGTCCAGGAGCTCCCGGGAAGTGTCTGTTGATCAAGAAAAGGAAACATCTGAGCCGGGTAGTGTAAAGAACAGTTCGGTTTCTCCAAAAGTCAGTGATGGAACCAGCAGCCTACCAAAGACTAGTGGAACCGCCAAAATAAGTGGTCGTGCTGAATATGCTGAGAGTGGGAAGAGCAGTATGTGCAGAGGAAGCACGAGCACTGATGTCAGCGATGAGAGCTCTTGTAGCAGTTTCACTAGCAGTGTCAGTAAACCTCATAAAGCAAATGACTGTAGATGGGAAGCCATTCAAGTTGTCCGAGCAAAAGATGGGGTCTTGGGTTTAAGCCATTTCAGATTGTTAAAGAGATTGGGTTGTGGAGATATTGGGAGTGTTTACTTGGCAGAATTGAGCGGAACGAAGTGTTATTTTGCCATGAAAGTGATGGATAAAGGGTCTCTGGCTAGTCGTAAGAAGCTTCTTCGTGCTCAGACAGAAAGGGAAATTCTACAATCCCTGGACCATCCTTTTCTCCCGACACTCTACACCCACTTTGAGACAGATAAGTTTTCGTGTTTAGTTATGGAATTCTGCCCTGGAGGAGATCTGCACACTCTTAGGCAGAGACAGCCTGGGAAACATTTTTCAGAACAAGCAGTCAG ATTTTATGTGGCTGAGGTCCTTCTAGCTCTGGAATATCTACACATGCTTGGAATTATCTACCGCGACCTTAAGCCAGAAAACGTCCTGGTGAGAGAAGATGGCCACATAATGCTCTCGGACTTTGACCTCTCACTTCGTTGCGCTGTCAGCCCGACTCTAGTGAAGACGTCAACCTTGGAGTCGGACCCTCTCCGGAAGAACACTGTTTACTGTGTCCAGCCAGCTTGTATAGAGCCCTCTTGCATTCAACCGTCTTGTGCTGTTACCACAACCTGCTTCTCTCCTCGCCTCTTTTCTAGCAAGTCCAAGAAGAGCAGAAAACCAAAAACCGATATTGGCAACCAAGTTTCCCCTCTACCTGAGCTGATTGCAGAACCCAGCAGTGCTCGGTCCATGTCATTTGTAGGGACGCACGAATACTTGGCACCAGAGATAATTAAAGGCGAAGGCCATGGAAGTGCTGTGGATTGGTGGACATTTGGGATCTTTCTGTACGAGCTTTTATTCGGTAAAACCCCATTTAAAGGTTCCGGGAACCGAGCCACGCTATTCAATGTGGTGGGGCAGCCGCTTAGATTTCCAGAATCACCAGTTGTGAGCTTTGCTGCCAGGGATCTGATACGCGGGCTGCTCATTAAAGAACCACAGAACCGATTGGCTTATAAAAAGGGAGCCACCGAAATAAAGCAGCACCCTTTCTTCGAAGGAGTCAACTGGGCGTTGATACGCTGCGCTACGCCCCCCGAGGTCCCAAAGCCAGTCGAATTCGAGCAATTGCCTGTTCCAGCAGCATCGACAAGCGAAAAAGCGACTCCTGTCGCAGTGGCCCCCACTCAGAAAGGCTCTGATAATTACCTGGAGTTTGATTTCTTCTAG